One Papaver somniferum cultivar HN1 chromosome 10, ASM357369v1, whole genome shotgun sequence genomic window carries:
- the LOC113316023 gene encoding uncharacterized protein LOC113316023, which translates to MFDCCSISDAHHRARQVEKQMGRRISNWGNNVASTQGSNRSTSTSSIVNKPNSVSTPNKTPGSYFGGKCNKCGETGHKATDCRKVERMNKSLFNENDHEVDEWVPEYEEDPEDDAEPNEEVVTGDTGVNFVVRRSFLTPRKDEGDNWLRNNIFQSTCTIEGKVCRLVIDPGSCENIIDEEVVKRFRLETKVHPYPYKLSWLNKGNEVAVNKRCLVSFSIGNKYKDKIWCDITSMDACHLLLGRPWEFDRKIIHDGHKNTYSFLWNEVRIVLVPSKDLAPKPSTGKTTNLLTLKQFEDEVEDAGELYVLISKDQQPDASSIPISVQPLIKEFIDVFPNEFPDELPPLRDIQHHIDLVPGSSLPNKAHYRMSPKEHEELCRQVEEMLQKGFIRQSLSPCAVPALLIPKKDGTWRMCVDSRAINKITVKYRFPIPRLDDLLDQLCGAKVFSKLDLKSGYHQIRIREGDEWKTAFKTREGLYEWMVMPFGLSNAPSTFMRIMNQSAYITGCRLRNG; encoded by the coding sequence ATGTTTGACTGTTGTTCTATTTCGGATGCACATCATAGGGCAAGGCAGGTAGAGAAACAAATGGGGCGTAGGATTTCAAATTGGGGTAACAATGTCGCATCTACCCAAGGAAGTAATCGTAGTACATCAACAAGTAGTATTGTTAATAAACCTAATTCGGTGTCGACACCAAATAAAACTCCAGGCAGCTATTTTGGAGGCAAGTGTAATAAGTGCGGAGAAACTGGGCATAAAGCCACTGACTGTCGCAAGGTAGAACGCATGAACAAGTCTCTTTTCAATGAGAACGACCATGAAGTAGATGAATGGGTACCTGAATATGAAGAGGATCCTGAGGATGATGCTGAACCTAATGAAGAAGTAGTTACAGGAGATACAGGAGTGAACTTTGTAGTAAGAAGAAGTTTTCTTACTCCACGTAAAGATGAGGGCGATAACTGGTTACGTAATAATATATTCCAGTCGACATGTACGATCGAAGGAAAAGTCTGCCGTTTAGTTATTGATCCGGGAAGCTGCGAGAATATTATTGACGAAGAGGTCGTGAAACGGTTCAGGCTAGAAACCAAGGTTCATCCGTATCCATATAAACTTTCTTGGCTTAATAAAGGGAATGAGGTAGCAGTAAACAAACGATGCTTAGTTTCTTTTTCGATTGGtaacaaatataaagataaaatatggtGTGACATTACTAGTATGGATGCTTGTCACTTGTTGTTGGGACGTCCATGGGAGTTTGACAGGAAAATTATTCATGACGGACATAAAAATACCTACAGTTTTTTATGGAATGAAGTACGTATAGTACTTGTACCCAGCAAAGACTTGGCACCTAAACCATCTACCGGAAAAACTACCAATCTCTTGACGCTTAAGCagtttgaagatgaagttgaagatGCAGGAGAACTATATGTGTTGATTAGCAAAGACCAACAGCCGGATGCAAGTAGTATCCCTATTTCCGTCCAACCTTTAATTAAGGAATTTATTGATGTTTTCCCTAACGAGTTTCCGGACGAGCTACCACCTCTACGGGATATACAACACCATATTGATCTCGTGCCTGGATCAAGCCTGCCAAATAAAGCGCATTATAGAATGAGTCCTAAGGAGCATGAAGAACTTTGTcgtcaagtggaagagatgttaCAGAAAGGTTTCATCCGACAGAGCCTAAGTCCTTGTGCAGTACCCGCCTTGCTGATTCCAAAGAAAGATGGAACGTGGAGAATGTGTGTTGACAGTCGAGCCATCAACAAAATCACAGTAAAATATCGTTTTCCAATTCCTAGGTTGGATGACTTGTTAGATCAGTTGTGTGGAGCGAAGGTGTTTAGCAAACTCGATTTAAAGAGTGGGTACCATCAGATCAGAATTCGAGAAGGTGATGAGTGGAAGACAGCTTTTAAAACGCGAGAAGGGTTGTATGAATGGATGGTTATGCCGTTTGGATTGTCCAATGCGCCTAGTACATTCATGCGTATAATGAATCAATCCGCCTACATAACGGGTTGTAGACTCAGAaatgggtag